The following are encoded together in the Bos indicus isolate NIAB-ARS_2022 breed Sahiwal x Tharparkar chromosome 29, NIAB-ARS_B.indTharparkar_mat_pri_1.0, whole genome shotgun sequence genome:
- the MEN1 gene encoding menin isoform X2, whose protein sequence is MGLKAAQKTLFPLRSIDDVVRLFAAELGREEPDLVLLSLVLGFVEHFLAVNRVIPTNVPELTFQPSPAPDPPGGLTYFPVADLSIIAALYARFTAQIRGAVDLSLYPREGGVSSRELVKKVSDVIWNSLSRSYFKDRAHIQSLFSFITGTKLDSSGVAFAVVGACQALGLRDVHLALSEDHAWVVFGPNGEQTAEVTWHGKGNEDRRGQTVNAGVAERSWLYLKGSYMRCDRKMEVAFMVCAINPSIDLHTDSLELLQLQQKLLWLLYDLGHLERYPMALGNLADLEELEPTPGRPDPLTLYHKGIASAKTYYRDEHIYPYMYLAGYHCRNRNVREALQAWADTATVIQDYNYCREDEEIYKEFFEVANDVIPNLLKEAASLLEAGEERPGEQTQGTQSQGSALQDPECFAHLLRFYDGICKWEEGSPTPVLHVGWATFLVQSLGRFEGQVRQKVRIVSREAEAAEAEEPWGEEAREGRRRGPRRESKPEEPPPPKKPALDKGPGAGQGAVPGPPRKPPGTVPGTARGAEGGSAAPVPAPAASPPPEGPVLTFQSEKMKGMKELLVATKINSSAIKLQLTAQSQVQMKKQKVSTPSDYTLSFLKRQRKGL, encoded by the exons ATGGGGCTGAAGGCTGCCCAGAAAACGCTATTCCCGCTGCGTTCCATCGACGATGTGGTGCGCCTGTTCGCTGCCGAGCTGGGCCGGGAGGAGCCGGACCTGGTGCTCCTATCCTTGGTACTGGGCTTCGTGGAGCATTTCCTAGCTGTCAACCGCGTCATCCCCACCAACGTGCCTGAGCTCACTTTTCAGCCCAGCCCTGCGCCCGACCCTCCTGGCGGCCTCACCTACTTCCCGGTGGCCGACCTGTCCATCATCGCTGCCCTCTATGCCCGCTTCACTGCCCAGATCCGTGGCGCCGTTGACCTGTCTCTCTACCCGCGAGAGGGGGGCGTCTCCAGCCGTGAGCTGGTCAAGAAGGTCTCCGATGTCATCTGGAATAGCCTCAGCCGCTCCTACTTCAAGGATCGTGCCCACATCCAGTCCCTCTTCAGCTTCATCACAG GCACCAAACTGGACAGCTCTGGCGTGGCCTTCGCCGTGGtgggggcctgccaggctctcggTCTCCGGGATGTCCACTTGGCCTTGTCCGAGGACCACGCCTGGGTAGTGTTTGGGCCCAATGGAGAACAAACAGCTGAAGTCACTTGGCATGGCAAGGGCAATGAGGATCGCAGAGGCCAGACAGTCAACGCGGGTGTGGCTGAGCGG AGCTGGCTGTACCTGAAAGGATCGTACATGCGCTGTGACCGCAAGATGGAGGTGGCATTTATGGTATGCGCCATCAACCCTTCCATTGACCTGCACACTGACTCCCTGGAGCTACTGCAGCTGCAGCAG AAGCTGCTGTGGCTGCTCTATGACCTGGGACATCTGGAAAG GTACCCAATGGCGCTGGGGAACCTGGCGGATCTGGAGGAGCTGGAGCCCACCCCGGGCCGGCCGGACCCACTCACCCTCTACCACAAG GGCATTGCCTCAGCCAAGACCTACTACCGGGATGAGCACATCTACCCCTACATGTACCTGGCTGGCTACCACTGTCGCAACCGCAATGTGCGCGAAGCTCTGCAGGCCTGGGCCGACACAGCCACTGTCATCCAGGA CTACAACTACTGCCGTGAAGACGAGGAGATCTACAAGGAGTTCTTTGAAGTAGCCAATGACGTCATCCCCAACCTGCTGAAGGAGGCCGCCAGCCTGCTGGAGGCTGGCGAGGAGCGACCCGGGGAGCAGACCCAG GGCACGCAGAGTCAGGGTTCTGCCCTCCAGGACCCAGAGTGCTTCGCCCATCTGCTGCGATTCTATGATGGCATCTGCAAATGGGAAGAGGGCAGCCCCACCCCCGTGCTGCATGTGGGCTGGGCCACCTTCCTTGTGCAGTCCCTAGGCCGTTTTGAGGGACAG GTACGGCAGAAGGTACGCATAGTGAGCCGAGAGGCGGAGGCGGCCGAGGCTGAAGAGCCGTGGGGCGAGGAAGCCCGAGAAGGCCGGCGGCGGGGCCCACGGCGGGAATCCAAGCCCGAGGAGCCGCCGCCGCCTAAGAAGCCGGCGCTGGACAAGGGCCCAGGCGCGGGCCAGGGTGCGGTGCCAGGACCCCCTCGGAAGCCCCCAGGCACAGTCCCCGGGACTGCCCGCGGCGCTGAAGGCGGCAGCGCCGCTCCAGTGCCGGCACCCGCTGCATCACCGCCACCCGAGGGTCCCGTGCTGACATTCCAGAGCGAGAAGATGAAAGGCATGAAGGAGCTGCTTGTGGCCACCAAGATCAATTCGAGCGCCATCAAGCTGCAGCTCACGGCGCAGTCACAAGtgcagatgaagaagcagaaGGTGTCTACACCGAGTGACTACACGCTTTCCTTCCTCAAGCGGCAGCGCAAGGGTCTCTGA
- the MEN1 gene encoding menin isoform X1 → MPRAAAMGLKAAQKTLFPLRSIDDVVRLFAAELGREEPDLVLLSLVLGFVEHFLAVNRVIPTNVPELTFQPSPAPDPPGGLTYFPVADLSIIAALYARFTAQIRGAVDLSLYPREGGVSSRELVKKVSDVIWNSLSRSYFKDRAHIQSLFSFITGTKLDSSGVAFAVVGACQALGLRDVHLALSEDHAWVVFGPNGEQTAEVTWHGKGNEDRRGQTVNAGVAERSWLYLKGSYMRCDRKMEVAFMVCAINPSIDLHTDSLELLQLQQKLLWLLYDLGHLERYPMALGNLADLEELEPTPGRPDPLTLYHKGIASAKTYYRDEHIYPYMYLAGYHCRNRNVREALQAWADTATVIQDYNYCREDEEIYKEFFEVANDVIPNLLKEAASLLEAGEERPGEQTQGTQSQGSALQDPECFAHLLRFYDGICKWEEGSPTPVLHVGWATFLVQSLGRFEGQVRQKVRIVSREAEAAEAEEPWGEEAREGRRRGPRRESKPEEPPPPKKPALDKGPGAGQGAVPGPPRKPPGTVPGTARGAEGGSAAPVPAPAASPPPEGPVLTFQSEKMKGMKELLVATKINSSAIKLQLTAQSQVQMKKQKVSTPSDYTLSFLKRQRKGL, encoded by the exons AT GCCGAGGGCCGCCGCCATGGGGCTGAAGGCTGCCCAGAAAACGCTATTCCCGCTGCGTTCCATCGACGATGTGGTGCGCCTGTTCGCTGCCGAGCTGGGCCGGGAGGAGCCGGACCTGGTGCTCCTATCCTTGGTACTGGGCTTCGTGGAGCATTTCCTAGCTGTCAACCGCGTCATCCCCACCAACGTGCCTGAGCTCACTTTTCAGCCCAGCCCTGCGCCCGACCCTCCTGGCGGCCTCACCTACTTCCCGGTGGCCGACCTGTCCATCATCGCTGCCCTCTATGCCCGCTTCACTGCCCAGATCCGTGGCGCCGTTGACCTGTCTCTCTACCCGCGAGAGGGGGGCGTCTCCAGCCGTGAGCTGGTCAAGAAGGTCTCCGATGTCATCTGGAATAGCCTCAGCCGCTCCTACTTCAAGGATCGTGCCCACATCCAGTCCCTCTTCAGCTTCATCACAG GCACCAAACTGGACAGCTCTGGCGTGGCCTTCGCCGTGGtgggggcctgccaggctctcggTCTCCGGGATGTCCACTTGGCCTTGTCCGAGGACCACGCCTGGGTAGTGTTTGGGCCCAATGGAGAACAAACAGCTGAAGTCACTTGGCATGGCAAGGGCAATGAGGATCGCAGAGGCCAGACAGTCAACGCGGGTGTGGCTGAGCGG AGCTGGCTGTACCTGAAAGGATCGTACATGCGCTGTGACCGCAAGATGGAGGTGGCATTTATGGTATGCGCCATCAACCCTTCCATTGACCTGCACACTGACTCCCTGGAGCTACTGCAGCTGCAGCAG AAGCTGCTGTGGCTGCTCTATGACCTGGGACATCTGGAAAG GTACCCAATGGCGCTGGGGAACCTGGCGGATCTGGAGGAGCTGGAGCCCACCCCGGGCCGGCCGGACCCACTCACCCTCTACCACAAG GGCATTGCCTCAGCCAAGACCTACTACCGGGATGAGCACATCTACCCCTACATGTACCTGGCTGGCTACCACTGTCGCAACCGCAATGTGCGCGAAGCTCTGCAGGCCTGGGCCGACACAGCCACTGTCATCCAGGA CTACAACTACTGCCGTGAAGACGAGGAGATCTACAAGGAGTTCTTTGAAGTAGCCAATGACGTCATCCCCAACCTGCTGAAGGAGGCCGCCAGCCTGCTGGAGGCTGGCGAGGAGCGACCCGGGGAGCAGACCCAG GGCACGCAGAGTCAGGGTTCTGCCCTCCAGGACCCAGAGTGCTTCGCCCATCTGCTGCGATTCTATGATGGCATCTGCAAATGGGAAGAGGGCAGCCCCACCCCCGTGCTGCATGTGGGCTGGGCCACCTTCCTTGTGCAGTCCCTAGGCCGTTTTGAGGGACAG GTACGGCAGAAGGTACGCATAGTGAGCCGAGAGGCGGAGGCGGCCGAGGCTGAAGAGCCGTGGGGCGAGGAAGCCCGAGAAGGCCGGCGGCGGGGCCCACGGCGGGAATCCAAGCCCGAGGAGCCGCCGCCGCCTAAGAAGCCGGCGCTGGACAAGGGCCCAGGCGCGGGCCAGGGTGCGGTGCCAGGACCCCCTCGGAAGCCCCCAGGCACAGTCCCCGGGACTGCCCGCGGCGCTGAAGGCGGCAGCGCCGCTCCAGTGCCGGCACCCGCTGCATCACCGCCACCCGAGGGTCCCGTGCTGACATTCCAGAGCGAGAAGATGAAAGGCATGAAGGAGCTGCTTGTGGCCACCAAGATCAATTCGAGCGCCATCAAGCTGCAGCTCACGGCGCAGTCACAAGtgcagatgaagaagcagaaGGTGTCTACACCGAGTGACTACACGCTTTCCTTCCTCAAGCGGCAGCGCAAGGGTCTCTGA